One Oceanotoga teriensis genomic region harbors:
- a CDS encoding CTP synthase, which yields MARKYIIVTGGVLSGIGKGVVSASIGRLMKESGIKVNSLKVDPYLNVDAGTMNPNQHGEVFVTDDGYEADLDLGHYERFLGIEMKRFNNMTAGQIYKTVIEKEREGKYLGGTVQMVPHVTQEIKNRIEAVEADVLLIEIGGTVGDIEGEIFLEAVRQLSTEKGRENFMFVHVTFVPYLRVTNEFKTKPTQQSVQLLRRIGIHPDMLVVRTEMEIDTESLEKVALFGGLDSKYVINLPDLGNIYEVPEGLYKMNVQKLIADKLSFDIKTDMKWNCPKSFRRDKIAIIGKYLGTDDAYKSIMESIFLCGVKKPELIDSERLEELDDEGVKALLSNYDGLIIPGGFGKRGIEGKIKALKYARVNDVPLLGICLGMQLMVIEYARNVKNLENANSREFDENTPYAVIDIMEEQKKIINMGGTMRLGSQRTELIRGSKLFELHNEDIIYERHRHRYEANSQDFSELFKMPGEEGEKLIISAKSDFVEAVELEDHPFYMGVQYHPEFKSKVGDPNPVFIGFVQAIEKLKNK from the coding sequence ATGGCGAGGAAATATATAATAGTAACAGGTGGAGTTTTAAGTGGAATAGGAAAGGGAGTTGTTTCTGCCTCTATTGGTAGACTCATGAAAGAATCGGGTATAAAAGTAAATTCTTTGAAAGTTGATCCATATTTAAATGTTGATGCTGGAACTATGAATCCTAATCAACATGGAGAAGTTTTTGTAACTGATGATGGGTATGAAGCAGACTTAGATCTTGGGCATTATGAAAGGTTTTTAGGGATAGAAATGAAGAGATTTAATAATATGACTGCTGGACAGATCTATAAGACAGTCATAGAAAAAGAGAGAGAAGGAAAATATCTCGGTGGAACTGTTCAAATGGTTCCTCATGTAACTCAAGAAATAAAAAATAGAATAGAAGCTGTTGAGGCAGATGTTCTTCTTATAGAAATTGGAGGAACTGTAGGAGATATTGAAGGAGAAATATTTTTAGAAGCGGTTAGACAATTATCCACAGAAAAAGGAAGAGAAAATTTCATGTTTGTTCATGTTACATTTGTACCTTATTTGAGGGTTACAAATGAATTTAAAACAAAACCAACTCAACAATCTGTTCAATTATTGAGAAGAATAGGTATACATCCTGATATGCTTGTTGTTAGAACAGAAATGGAAATAGATACAGAAAGTCTTGAAAAAGTAGCTTTATTTGGAGGACTTGATAGCAAATATGTTATAAATCTTCCAGATTTGGGAAATATATATGAAGTTCCTGAGGGACTTTATAAAATGAATGTTCAAAAACTCATTGCAGATAAACTTTCATTTGATATCAAAACTGATATGAAATGGAATTGTCCTAAGAGTTTTAGAAGAGATAAAATAGCAATAATAGGAAAATATCTTGGTACTGATGATGCATATAAGAGTATTATGGAGAGTATATTTTTATGTGGAGTAAAAAAGCCTGAACTAATAGATTCCGAAAGACTTGAAGAACTTGATGATGAAGGGGTAAAGGCTTTATTATCGAATTATGATGGTTTAATAATTCCAGGTGGTTTTGGTAAGAGAGGAATTGAGGGTAAGATAAAAGCTTTGAAATATGCAAGAGTCAATGATGTTCCTCTTTTAGGTATATGTCTTGGAATGCAATTGATGGTTATAGAATATGCAAGAAATGTAAAAAATCTTGAAAATGCTAATTCAAGAGAATTCGATGAGAACACTCCTTATGCGGTAATAGATATAATGGAAGAACAGAAAAAAATAATAAATATGGGTGGTACTATGAGATTAGGTTCTCAAAGAACTGAATTGATAAGAGGATCTAAATTATTTGAATTACATAATGAAGATATAATATATGAAAGACATAGACATAGATATGAAGCTAATTCTCAAGATTTTTCAGAATTATTTAAAATGCCTGGAGAAGAAGGAGAGAAATTAATAATATCAGCTAAATCAGATTTTGTAGAAGCTGTTGAACTCGAAGATCATCCTTTTTATATGGGTGTTCAGTATCATCCTGAATTTAAATCTAAAGTAGGAGATCCTAATCCCGTTTTTATAGGATTTGTACAAGCAATAGAAAAGTTAAAAAACAAATAA
- the acpP gene encoding acyl carrier protein, with the protein MTREELIEKVKEIIAETLSVDEADITIDSSFTDDLDADSLELVDLTMAFESELGITIEDDEVETIKTVENAVDAIAEKLNIDDED; encoded by the coding sequence ATGACAAGAGAAGAACTTATTGAAAAAGTAAAAGAAATAATAGCAGAGACTTTAAGTGTAGATGAGGCAGACATAACAATCGATTCATCTTTTACAGATGACTTAGATGCAGATTCTTTAGAATTGGTTGATTTAACTATGGCTTTTGAATCTGAACTTGGAATAACTATAGAAGATGATGAAGTTGAAACAATAAAGACTGTTGAAAATGCTGTCGATGCTATTGCGGAAAAGTTAAATATTGACGACGAAGATTAA